The Bacteroidota bacterium genome has a segment encoding these proteins:
- a CDS encoding response regulator, whose translation MKEKIILLVEDNPDDVELTLRALKKNNIKNKVVIKTDGAEAVDYLFGESNNPGITQPSLPAVVLLDLKLPKVDGFEVLRMIRTKDRTKHLPVVILTSSKEEHDIVRCYDMGANSYIRKPVDFQKFIEAIKYLGLYWLTFNETAPNKFI comes from the coding sequence ATGAAAGAAAAAATCATTTTGCTTGTTGAAGATAACCCTGATGACGTGGAACTTACGCTTAGGGCATTGAAGAAGAATAATATAAAAAACAAAGTCGTGATAAAGACTGATGGTGCTGAAGCTGTTGATTACCTTTTTGGAGAAAGTAACAATCCGGGTATCACACAACCTTCGTTACCTGCCGTGGTGCTTCTTGATCTGAAACTCCCGAAGGTTGATGGTTTTGAAGTTCTACGAATGATTCGCACGAAAGATCGTACAAAACACTTACCGGTTGTTATTCTAACGTCATCAAAGGAAGAACATGACATCGTCAGATGTTATGATATGGGCGCTAATAGTTATATCCGGAAACCAGTTGATTTTCAGAAATTTATTGAGGCCATTAAATATCTTGGACTTTACTGGTTGACCTTTAATGAAACAGCTCCCAACAAATTCATATAA
- a CDS encoding glycoside hydrolase family 3 C-terminal domain-containing protein — protein sequence MKTKKIHFYSIILSGIFVFIFIAGCKNNKRETIFSDKMTELKIDSILSLMTLEEKIGQMTLFTSDWDVTGPTMQSGYKENIRRGRVGAIFNAYGVRYVRDMQRLAVDSTRLHIPLMFGYDVIHGYKSIFPIPLGEAASWDMEAIEKSARIAAIEASAEGLNWTFAPMVDIARDPRWGRISEGAGEDPYLGSMIAKARVKGFQNNDLAANNTLLACAKHYVAYGAAIAGRDYNTVDISDRTLRETYLPPFHAAVEAGVGTIMSAFNEINGIPATGNRYTLRVILKDEWKFQGFVVTDYTSINEMVPHGIVANEKEAGELALNAGVDMDMQGAVYNNYLSGSIKEGKVDIKFVDDAVRRILRMKYALGLFDDPYRYCDEQREKELVMSKDNLEFARKIAKKSIVLLKNKGHLLPLRKETGVIAVIGPLADNKKELIGSWSAAGDYNKCITLLKGIERKVAPETKIIYSKGCNIDDDSTTRFDEAIAAARQADVVIVAVGEGAWMSGEAASRSSLRIPGVQEDLVKRIYETGKPVVVVLMNGRPLTIAWMDSYIPAILETWFLGTMAGDAIADVLFGDYNPSGKLPVSFPRSIGQVPLYYNFKNTGRPISESKWTSKYLDMPNTPLYPFGYGLSYTDFKYSEITLSDSVMNMNGTLKISVTVANTGQKEGEETVQLYIRDMVASITRPVKELKGFRKISLKPGESRQVDFEILAKDLMFYDSEMKLIAESGEFKVFVGTDSENTKKAGFVLK from the coding sequence ATGAAAACCAAAAAAATCCATTTCTATTCTATCATCCTGTCAGGGATATTCGTTTTTATTTTTATAGCCGGATGCAAAAACAACAAAAGAGAAACTATATTCTCTGATAAGATGACAGAATTGAAGATCGACTCTATTCTGTCGCTCATGACCCTTGAAGAAAAGATTGGACAGATGACATTATTTACAAGTGATTGGGACGTAACAGGGCCTACCATGCAAAGCGGATATAAGGAAAACATCAGACGAGGGCGTGTAGGGGCAATATTTAATGCCTATGGTGTAAGATATGTCAGGGATATGCAACGGCTGGCGGTTGACAGCACACGTTTACATATTCCTCTGATGTTCGGTTATGACGTGATTCACGGATATAAGAGCATATTCCCCATTCCTTTAGGTGAAGCAGCAAGCTGGGATATGGAAGCTATTGAGAAATCAGCAAGGATAGCTGCAATTGAAGCTTCTGCAGAAGGCCTCAACTGGACATTTGCACCAATGGTAGATATTGCCCGTGATCCTCGCTGGGGCAGGATTTCAGAAGGGGCCGGGGAAGACCCTTATCTGGGCTCTATGATTGCAAAAGCACGGGTTAAAGGATTTCAAAATAATGATTTGGCGGCAAATAATACACTTTTGGCTTGCGCTAAACACTATGTAGCCTATGGAGCCGCTATCGCAGGACGCGATTACAACACTGTTGATATTTCTGACCGGACTCTCCGGGAGACATACCTCCCACCTTTCCATGCCGCTGTTGAAGCAGGCGTCGGAACGATCATGTCAGCGTTTAATGAAATCAATGGCATCCCGGCCACAGGTAATAGATATACGTTGAGGGTCATTTTAAAAGATGAATGGAAATTTCAGGGTTTTGTTGTTACCGACTATACATCAATTAATGAGATGGTACCTCACGGCATTGTTGCAAATGAAAAAGAAGCTGGCGAGCTGGCCCTAAATGCCGGTGTTGATATGGACATGCAGGGTGCAGTATATAATAACTACCTCTCCGGGTCAATCAAAGAAGGAAAAGTTGATATAAAATTTGTGGACGATGCTGTGAGACGTATATTACGTATGAAATATGCGCTGGGACTTTTTGATGATCCATACAGGTATTGCGATGAACAAAGGGAAAAGGAATTGGTCATGTCAAAAGACAACCTCGAATTTGCGCGCAAAATAGCTAAAAAATCAATTGTGCTGTTAAAAAATAAAGGGCATCTATTACCTCTGAGGAAGGAAACCGGAGTTATCGCAGTTATAGGCCCGCTTGCCGACAATAAAAAAGAACTCATTGGGTCATGGTCGGCTGCAGGTGATTATAACAAATGCATAACATTGCTTAAAGGGATCGAACGTAAAGTCGCACCCGAAACGAAGATCATTTATTCAAAAGGATGTAATATCGACGATGATTCAACGACAAGATTCGATGAAGCCATTGCAGCAGCCAGACAGGCTGATGTTGTCATTGTTGCTGTCGGCGAAGGTGCATGGATGAGCGGTGAGGCTGCCAGCCGATCATCGCTCAGAATACCAGGTGTGCAGGAAGACCTGGTCAAAAGGATATACGAAACAGGAAAACCAGTTGTTGTTGTGCTGATGAATGGCCGGCCGCTAACTATTGCATGGATGGACAGCTATATCCCGGCCATTCTCGAAACATGGTTTCTCGGTACAATGGCAGGTGATGCCATTGCCGATGTGCTATTCGGTGATTACAACCCTTCAGGCAAGCTGCCCGTCTCATTTCCAAGAAGTATTGGCCAGGTTCCGCTATACTATAATTTCAAAAATACGGGCCGCCCTATATCTGAAAGCAAATGGACCAGTAAATATCTCGATATGCCCAATACCCCGCTTTATCCTTTCGGTTATGGACTCAGCTATACGGATTTCAAATATTCAGAGATCACTTTAAGCGATAGCGTAATGAACATGAATGGTACACTTAAAATTTCTGTTACTGTAGCTAATACAGGTCAAAAAGAGGGTGAGGAAACAGTTCAGCTTTATATCAGAGACATGGTTGCAAGCATCACCCGACCTGTTAAAGAACTTAAAGGATTCAGGAAAATATCGCTGAAACCGGGCGAATCAAGGCAAGTGGATTTCGAGATCTTAGCAAAAGATCTGATGTTTTATGACAGTGAAATGAAATTAATCGCAGAATCCGGGGAATTCAAAGTATTTGTCGGCACAGATTCAGAGAATACTAAAAAGGCCGGATTTGTTCTTAAATAA